A portion of the Geoalkalibacter ferrihydriticus DSM 17813 genome contains these proteins:
- a CDS encoding ABC transporter ATP-binding protein — translation MSFIEISNLTKIYESDADRVEALRGVDIQVEEGTFLGVMGQSGSGKSTFLSILGGLAHPSAGRIIVDGIDLYALSGEKLADFRREYLGFVFQAFNLIPYLTAMENVMLPLAVKKMSATQKRSQALDVLERVGLAGRASHLPSQLSGGEQERVAVARALVNRPPLLLADEPTGSLDTATSEEIMDLLTSLNKEGQTIVMVTHDQENCRYFHRRVLLRDGLVVSDESTGLAKSSSAA, via the coding sequence ATGTCTTTCATCGAAATAAGCAATCTGACCAAGATCTACGAAAGCGATGCCGACCGTGTCGAGGCCTTGCGTGGTGTCGACATCCAGGTCGAGGAGGGAACCTTCCTTGGCGTGATGGGGCAGTCGGGATCGGGAAAGAGTACTTTCTTGTCGATCCTCGGCGGCCTCGCGCATCCAAGCGCCGGGCGCATTATCGTTGATGGCATTGATCTCTATGCGCTCTCGGGTGAAAAACTCGCTGACTTTCGCCGTGAATATCTGGGTTTTGTGTTTCAAGCCTTCAATCTGATCCCCTATCTGACCGCTATGGAGAATGTGATGCTGCCGCTGGCGGTCAAGAAGATGTCTGCGACCCAAAAGCGCTCCCAGGCACTGGATGTGTTGGAGCGGGTCGGGTTGGCCGGGCGCGCCTCCCACCTTCCATCACAACTCTCGGGTGGTGAACAGGAACGGGTCGCCGTGGCGCGTGCCCTGGTCAATCGTCCACCGCTGCTGCTGGCCGACGAACCAACGGGCAGCCTTGACACAGCAACGAGTGAGGAAATCATGGATCTTCTCACCAGCCTCAACAAAGAGGGGCAGACGATTGTCATGGTCACCCACGATCAGGAAAACTGCCGCTATTTTCACCGCAGGGTGTTGCTGCGCGACGGCCTGGTTGTTTCCGACGAGAGCACGGGCTTAGCGAAATCCTCCTCGGCGGCTTGA
- a CDS encoding double zinc ribbon domain-containing protein: MVLIFLLTFAGLGYLILTEIERRERSATTCAEILCDCGQAVQRDWLVCPRCSQLLRVSCAFCGRLKARLLRFCPSCGSAAPCAEEDAA; encoded by the coding sequence GTGGTTTTGATTTTTCTCCTCACCTTTGCCGGTCTCGGCTACCTGATTCTGACCGAGATTGAGCGGCGTGAACGTTCTGCGACAACGTGTGCGGAAATCCTGTGCGACTGTGGTCAGGCGGTGCAGCGCGATTGGCTGGTCTGTCCGCGCTGCTCGCAGCTGTTGCGTGTCAGTTGCGCCTTCTGCGGTCGGCTCAAGGCCAGGTTGCTGCGCTTCTGCCCGTCCTGCGGCAGTGCCGCACCTTGCGCCGAGGAGGATGCGGCATGA
- a CDS encoding zinc ribbon domain-containing protein yields MRRGRGMLILAAVVLVTVVAYNSWLYCWGRCTLENLTRLSLPGGLLLAGNGVALAILIFLKMAPTHRLALPRCRCGVPIEEDWRFCGHCGADLKKDA; encoded by the coding sequence ATGAGGCGGGGGAGAGGCATGCTGATTCTTGCGGCAGTGGTCCTGGTCACGGTGGTTGCCTACAATTCCTGGCTGTATTGCTGGGGCCGCTGCACGCTGGAAAACCTCACTCGTTTGAGCTTGCCGGGCGGTCTTTTGCTGGCGGGCAACGGCGTCGCGCTGGCCATTCTGATTTTTCTGAAAATGGCTCCCACGCACCGCTTGGCGCTGCCGCGCTGTCGTTGCGGTGTCCCCATCGAGGAGGACTGGCGGTTTTGCGGCCATTGTGGCGCGGACCTCAAAAAGGACGCATAG
- the kdsB gene encoding 3-deoxy-manno-octulosonate cytidylyltransferase produces the protein MNVTAIIPARYASTRFPGKPLVDILGKSMIQRVYERVSGAPGIDRVLVATDDRRIFDAVRAFGGDAEMTRDDHPTGTDRLAEVAARIDADLVVNVQGDEPLIDPLMIEAALAPLRDDATIVMGTLKTPISTVDEFLNPNVVKVVTDRRGFALYFSRAPIPHPRDLSTDLESVLPQIAPYKHVGLYVYRRDFLLQYPRLPATPLENLEKLEQLRALEHGFRIRVEETALGTLGVDTPADLDRVRLALTQE, from the coding sequence ATGAACGTCACGGCAATCATTCCCGCTCGTTACGCGTCAACGCGTTTTCCCGGCAAGCCCCTGGTCGATATCCTCGGCAAGTCCATGATTCAGCGAGTCTACGAGCGTGTCAGCGGTGCCCCTGGCATCGATCGGGTGCTCGTCGCCACCGATGATCGGCGGATTTTTGATGCGGTGCGCGCTTTCGGCGGTGACGCCGAAATGACCCGCGACGATCATCCTACCGGCACCGATCGGCTGGCGGAGGTCGCCGCGCGCATCGACGCGGATCTGGTGGTGAACGTGCAAGGGGATGAGCCTCTTATCGATCCGCTCATGATTGAGGCTGCTCTGGCGCCCTTGCGCGATGATGCGACCATTGTCATGGGTACGCTTAAGACACCCATCAGCACGGTGGACGAATTCCTCAATCCCAATGTGGTTAAAGTGGTGACCGACCGTCGGGGCTTCGCTCTGTATTTTTCCCGGGCCCCCATCCCTCATCCCCGCGATCTGTCCACTGACCTGGAAAGTGTGCTGCCGCAAATCGCCCCTTACAAGCATGTGGGGCTCTATGTTTATCGCCGCGACTTTCTGCTGCAATATCCGCGCTTGCCCGCGACTCCCCTGGAAAATCTTGAAAAGCTCGAACAGCTGCGGGCTCTGGAGCATGGTTTCCGCATCCGCGTGGAGGAGACCGCCCTGGGCACCCTGGGTGTCGACACCCCGGCTGATCTGGATCGGGTGCGTCTTGCTCTGACCCAGGAATGA
- a CDS encoding CTP synthase, with product MKTKFIFITGGVVSSLGKGLAAASIGSLLEARGLKVSMQKMDPYINVDPGTMSPFQHGEVFVTDDGAETDLDLGHYERFTTANLTRKSNFTTGQIYDSVIRKERRGDYLGGTVQVIPHITNEIKLKILENAKDADVAIVEVGGTVGDIESLPFMEAIRQFRTDRGAENVLYIHLTLVPYIPTAGELKTKPTQHSVKELREIGIQPDILMCRCDREIPRDMKAKIALFCNVREEAVVTARDVETIYEVPIAYHEQGLDERIIECLNIWTKAPDLSSWHRIVKRVKEPATETTIAIVGKYVELKESYKSLTEALIHGGIGNDCRVLLSYVDSEALERHGVGDNFSGVDGILVPGGFGERGSEGKIAAIRHARENNIPFFGICLGMQMAVVEYARNVCELEDAYSTEFREEAKNPVIHIMEVQKKVTRKGGTMRLGAYDCVLGEGTLAQRIYGKKEISERHRHRFEFNNAYRQKLEKCGLVLSGNNPAADLVEIVELAEHPWFLACQFHPEFRSRPMDPHPLFESFVGACLKQREVV from the coding sequence ATGAAGACCAAGTTTATTTTTATTACCGGCGGCGTGGTATCGAGCCTCGGCAAGGGGCTGGCGGCCGCTTCCATCGGTTCGCTGTTGGAGGCGCGCGGCCTTAAGGTGTCCATGCAGAAGATGGATCCCTATATCAACGTCGATCCGGGCACTATGAGCCCTTTTCAGCACGGCGAAGTGTTCGTCACCGATGATGGCGCGGAAACGGACTTGGATCTTGGGCACTATGAGCGCTTCACCACCGCGAACCTGACCCGCAAATCGAACTTCACCACCGGCCAGATCTACGATTCAGTCATTCGCAAAGAGCGCCGCGGCGACTATCTCGGCGGCACGGTGCAGGTCATTCCGCATATCACCAACGAGATCAAGCTTAAGATTCTGGAGAACGCCAAGGATGCCGATGTCGCCATCGTCGAGGTCGGCGGCACCGTGGGCGATATCGAATCGCTCCCTTTCATGGAGGCAATTCGGCAGTTCCGCACCGATCGCGGCGCGGAAAACGTTCTCTATATTCATCTCACCCTGGTGCCTTATATCCCCACCGCTGGTGAACTCAAAACCAAGCCCACCCAACACAGCGTCAAGGAACTGCGTGAAATCGGTATTCAACCCGATATCCTCATGTGCCGTTGTGATCGTGAAATCCCTCGTGACATGAAGGCCAAAATCGCTCTGTTCTGCAACGTCAGAGAAGAAGCGGTGGTCACCGCCCGCGATGTGGAAACCATTTACGAAGTGCCCATCGCTTATCACGAGCAGGGACTGGACGAGCGGATCATCGAGTGCCTCAACATCTGGACCAAGGCGCCTGATCTTTCTTCCTGGCACCGTATCGTCAAGCGGGTTAAGGAACCGGCCACGGAAACCACCATCGCCATCGTCGGCAAATACGTAGAACTCAAAGAAAGCTACAAGTCGCTGACCGAGGCGCTGATTCACGGCGGGATCGGCAATGATTGCCGGGTGCTGCTCAGCTATGTGGATTCGGAAGCTTTGGAGCGCCATGGCGTGGGCGACAACTTTTCCGGAGTTGACGGAATCCTCGTGCCGGGAGGATTCGGCGAACGTGGCAGCGAGGGCAAGATTGCCGCCATTCGTCATGCCCGCGAGAACAACATTCCCTTTTTCGGTATCTGTCTGGGGATGCAGATGGCGGTGGTCGAGTACGCGCGCAATGTCTGCGAACTTGAGGATGCCTACTCCACGGAGTTTCGTGAAGAGGCGAAAAATCCCGTTATCCATATTATGGAAGTGCAGAAGAAAGTCACTCGCAAGGGCGGCACCATGCGTCTGGGCGCCTATGACTGCGTACTTGGCGAGGGCACTCTGGCGCAGCGTATTTACGGCAAGAAGGAAATCAGCGAACGGCACCGCCATCGTTTCGAGTTCAACAACGCCTATCGGCAGAAACTTGAAAAATGCGGGTTGGTGCTCTCCGGCAACAATCCCGCTGCCGACCTGGTGGAAATCGTTGAACTGGCCGAGCACCCCTGGTTTCTCGCCTGCCAGTTTCATCCGGAATTCCGGTCGCGTCCCATGGATCCCCATCCACTGTTCGAATCCTTTGTCGGTGCCTGCCTGAAGCAGCGCGAGGTGGTCTGA
- the kdsA gene encoding 3-deoxy-8-phosphooctulonate synthase, whose translation MNVREIHVGNVTFGGGRPLVLIAGPCVIEEQSLTLRIAEYLKKLTDELGIGLVFKASYDKANRTSIGSFRGPGMDEGLEILAKIRREFDVPVVSDVHDISQISAAAEVLDILQIPAFLSRQTDLLLAAARTGKVVNVKKGQFLAPWDMANAVKKIEEAGNNQVLLTERGASFGYNNLVVDMRSLVVMRETGCPVVFDATHSVQLPGGAGTSSGGQRQYVGALSRAAVAVGIDALFWEVHENPDAALCDGPNSLPLDGLRPMLHEILAIDALVKGRA comes from the coding sequence ATGAACGTACGTGAGATTCATGTCGGAAATGTCACTTTCGGCGGTGGTCGACCCTTGGTTCTTATTGCCGGACCCTGTGTGATCGAAGAGCAGAGCCTGACTCTTCGGATTGCCGAGTACCTCAAGAAACTTACCGACGAACTGGGTATCGGGCTGGTGTTCAAGGCCTCCTATGACAAGGCCAATCGCACCTCCATCGGCTCTTTTCGCGGCCCCGGGATGGACGAAGGGTTGGAGATCCTGGCGAAGATCCGCCGCGAGTTCGACGTTCCGGTCGTTTCCGACGTGCATGACATCAGCCAGATTTCAGCGGCTGCCGAAGTCCTCGACATTCTTCAGATTCCTGCCTTTCTTTCACGTCAGACCGACCTGTTGCTGGCCGCGGCGCGCACCGGGAAAGTTGTCAATGTCAAAAAGGGGCAGTTTCTCGCCCCCTGGGACATGGCTAACGCGGTCAAGAAAATCGAGGAGGCGGGCAACAACCAGGTGCTGCTCACCGAGCGCGGCGCCTCTTTCGGCTACAACAATCTGGTGGTCGATATGCGCTCCCTGGTGGTGATGCGCGAAACCGGCTGTCCGGTGGTTTTCGATGCCACCCATTCGGTGCAGTTGCCCGGCGGCGCCGGCACCAGTTCGGGCGGGCAGCGCCAGTATGTCGGGGCTCTGTCCCGGGCCGCGGTTGCGGTGGGCATCGACGCGCTGTTCTGGGAAGTTCATGAAAACCCCGACGCGGCTTTGTGTGATGGTCCCAACAGTCTGCCGCTCGATGGTTTGCGGCCCATGCTGCATGAAATCCTAGCGATTGACGCTCTTGTCAAAGGGAGGGCCTGA
- a CDS encoding KpsF/GutQ family sugar-phosphate isomerase — protein sequence MDAILKTARHVLRVEADAILALEDRLDERFERAVEMVLACQGRVVITGMGKSGLICQKIASTMASTGTPALFLHPAEGIHGDLGMLMKGDVVIAISNSGETEEITRILPIIKRMGLPLITLSGNVRSTLGRAGDVSLDISIKEEACPLGLAPTASTTATLAMGDALAVTLLERRGFREEDFALFHPGGALGKKLLLRVEDVMHSGADIPLVSESTLLKEALFEITSKKLGVTGVVDAQGNLAGVFTDGDLRRRIEDGFDILNAAIGTIMSADPKRILRSNLAAKALQRMEEHSITSLFVFETDESRVPVGIVHIHDLLKAGVA from the coding sequence ATGGACGCTATTCTCAAAACCGCCCGCCACGTACTGCGGGTTGAAGCCGACGCCATTCTCGCCCTAGAGGACCGCCTTGATGAGCGCTTCGAACGGGCGGTGGAGATGGTTCTGGCTTGCCAGGGGCGGGTGGTGATTACTGGTATGGGCAAATCGGGACTCATTTGCCAGAAGATCGCCTCTACGATGGCCTCCACGGGTACCCCGGCGCTCTTTCTGCATCCCGCCGAGGGTATTCACGGTGATCTCGGCATGCTGATGAAGGGCGATGTGGTCATTGCGATTTCCAATTCGGGAGAAACGGAAGAGATCACCCGCATTCTGCCGATCATCAAGCGCATGGGGCTGCCTCTGATTACCCTTAGTGGAAATGTGCGCAGCACTCTCGGCCGCGCCGGCGATGTCTCCCTGGATATCTCCATCAAGGAAGAGGCTTGTCCGCTGGGTTTGGCCCCCACTGCCAGTACCACCGCGACCCTGGCCATGGGCGATGCTTTGGCGGTAACCCTGCTGGAGCGGCGCGGTTTTCGCGAGGAAGATTTCGCCCTGTTCCACCCCGGCGGCGCCTTGGGTAAGAAACTTCTGCTGCGCGTCGAAGATGTCATGCACAGCGGGGCAGACATTCCACTGGTGAGCGAATCTACCCTACTTAAAGAGGCGCTGTTTGAAATCACCAGCAAAAAACTTGGTGTGACCGGGGTGGTCGATGCGCAGGGCAACCTTGCCGGAGTGTTTACCGACGGGGACCTGCGCCGTCGCATTGAAGACGGCTTTGATATTCTCAATGCGGCCATCGGCACCATCATGAGTGCTGATCCTAAGCGCATTTTGCGCTCCAATCTCGCCGCCAAGGCCCTGCAGCGCATGGAAGAACACTCAATTACCTCGCTGTTTGTGTTCGAGACGGACGAAAGCCGGGTGCCGGTGGGTATCGTTCATATTCATGATCTGCTCAAGGCGGGGGTCGCTTGA
- a CDS encoding KdsC family phosphatase, with amino-acid sequence MEARCRKIRLLLLDVDGVLTDGRIIYDNNGVESKAFDVKDGHGLKLVQRAGIKVGIITGRQSQVVAHRAAELGIEILRQGAKDKLPPYQEILAQLGLRDEEVAYVGDDVVDLPVLRRVGLAVTVRDAVDDLKPLVHYVTQRPGGRGAVREVCDLILKKSQRWESVAGRYFSSEEG; translated from the coding sequence ATGGAAGCGCGTTGTCGCAAAATCCGGCTGTTGCTGCTCGATGTTGACGGTGTGCTGACCGACGGGCGCATTATTTACGACAACAACGGTGTTGAGAGCAAAGCGTTCGACGTCAAGGACGGCCATGGCCTCAAACTGGTGCAGCGCGCCGGCATTAAGGTGGGCATCATTACCGGCCGCCAGTCCCAGGTGGTTGCACATCGGGCTGCCGAACTGGGCATTGAAATCCTGCGGCAGGGCGCCAAGGATAAACTCCCTCCTTACCAGGAAATTCTGGCCCAACTAGGCTTGCGTGATGAAGAAGTCGCCTACGTTGGAGATGATGTGGTGGATCTGCCCGTGCTGCGCCGTGTCGGCTTAGCGGTGACGGTGCGGGATGCCGTTGATGACCTCAAACCCCTGGTTCATTATGTGACGCAGCGTCCCGGGGGGCGTGGAGCCGTGCGTGAGGTTTGTGATCTTATCCTGAAGAAATCCCAACGATGGGAGTCTGTGGCGGGGCGTTATTTCTCGTCCGAGGAGGGTTGA
- the lptC gene encoding LPS export ABC transporter periplasmic protein LptC yields MIRNLQIRHALVLAIVALLLVLGVLVFRNLPRGTLEDDIAAPLLDADLALQTFEYTETRAGLRQWSIEGDAAGFRQVSNEALIENLRVFFFDESGEDVEVTLTARHGRIDIDARELRVWEDVVVRGGDDYTLYTQSLEYQDAQKLAVTSDPVRIVSRGFDIRGHGLRMDVVTRRVEILADVEALIAPNFIDTGTP; encoded by the coding sequence ATGATTAGAAACCTCCAAATACGTCATGCATTGGTTCTGGCCATCGTTGCACTGCTGTTGGTTCTCGGTGTGCTGGTTTTCCGGAATCTTCCGCGCGGGACGCTGGAAGACGACATCGCGGCTCCGCTGCTGGATGCCGATCTTGCTTTGCAGACCTTTGAGTACACTGAGACCCGTGCGGGGCTTCGCCAATGGAGCATCGAGGGGGATGCCGCGGGATTTCGACAGGTGAGCAACGAAGCCCTTATTGAAAATCTCAGGGTCTTTTTTTTCGATGAGTCGGGTGAGGATGTGGAAGTCACCCTGACCGCCAGGCATGGGCGCATCGACATCGATGCTCGGGAGTTGCGGGTTTGGGAAGATGTGGTGGTGCGCGGCGGCGACGACTATACCCTGTACACCCAGAGTCTCGAATATCAGGACGCTCAAAAACTTGCCGTCACCTCAGATCCGGTGCGGATTGTTTCGCGCGGCTTCGATATCCGCGGGCACGGCTTGCGCATGGATGTGGTTACGCGCCGCGTGGAGATACTGGCTGACGTCGAGGCCCTCATTGCACCGAACTTCATCGACACTGGGACACCATGA
- a CDS encoding LptA/OstA family protein, with protein sequence MKRWAVLRGMFALLVAVATAFVSVAGATDEMPIEITSERMEVLSAPRRVVFSGEVVARQADVVMYADQMKVFFREGEDTVSRILAESRVRIVQGERTATGEAGVFFRDEGIVVLTGDPRVYQGKDFVEGDEITVYLEEERSVVKSREGVPARAIFHPREKSP encoded by the coding sequence ATGAAACGCTGGGCTGTTTTGCGCGGAATGTTTGCTTTGTTGGTTGCTGTGGCCACTGCTTTCGTAAGCGTGGCTGGTGCCACGGACGAGATGCCCATTGAGATTACGTCCGAGCGTATGGAGGTGCTCAGCGCACCGCGACGGGTGGTGTTCAGCGGCGAGGTGGTTGCGCGCCAGGCCGATGTGGTGATGTATGCTGATCAGATGAAAGTTTTTTTCCGCGAGGGTGAGGATACGGTTTCGCGCATTCTGGCCGAGAGCCGGGTGCGCATCGTTCAGGGTGAGCGCACCGCTACCGGTGAAGCCGGAGTCTTCTTTCGCGATGAAGGCATCGTGGTGCTCACGGGGGACCCCCGCGTTTACCAGGGCAAAGATTTTGTCGAGGGCGATGAAATTACGGTCTATCTCGAGGAGGAACGAAGTGTTGTGAAAAGTCGCGAAGGCGTTCCCGCTCGGGCGATTTTTCATCCGCGGGAGAAGTCTCCGTGA
- the lptB gene encoding LPS export ABC transporter ATP-binding protein — MSHLLKAQGLCKAYKGRQVVRDVNLELRSGQVIGLLGPNGAGKTTSFYMVVGLTRPDQGRILFDDKDITAWPMYLRARSGISYLPQEASVFRKMTVEDNLLAILETLGLSPAERRNRCDRLLEEFGITHIARSQGYALSGGERRRVEIARALVLDPAFILLDEPFAGIDPIAVIDIQKTISHLVGRGIGVLISDHNVRETLGVCDMAYILSEGRILEYGTPVEIAASPRARQVYLGESFSL; from the coding sequence GTGAGCCATCTCCTCAAGGCCCAGGGCCTGTGCAAGGCCTACAAAGGGCGGCAGGTGGTGCGAGATGTTAATCTGGAGCTGCGATCTGGTCAGGTTATCGGACTGCTTGGGCCCAACGGAGCCGGCAAGACGACGTCTTTTTACATGGTGGTCGGGCTGACGCGGCCGGACCAGGGACGTATCCTATTCGACGACAAGGATATCACTGCCTGGCCCATGTATCTGCGTGCTCGCTCGGGGATCTCCTATCTTCCCCAGGAGGCATCGGTTTTTCGTAAAATGACTGTCGAGGATAATCTTCTGGCGATTCTTGAGACCCTTGGCCTGTCACCTGCGGAGCGACGTAACCGCTGTGATCGACTCCTTGAAGAATTCGGCATCACGCACATTGCACGCAGTCAGGGTTATGCTCTTTCCGGCGGAGAGAGGCGCCGCGTGGAAATAGCCCGGGCCCTTGTGCTCGACCCAGCGTTCATTCTGCTTGATGAACCTTTTGCCGGTATCGATCCGATTGCGGTCATTGATATCCAGAAAACCATCAGCCATCTGGTTGGTCGCGGCATCGGCGTGCTCATCTCCGATCACAACGTGCGAGAAACCCTGGGGGTCTGTGATATGGCCTACATTCTCAGCGAGGGGCGGATTCTGGAATACGGCACGCCTGTCGAGATCGCAGCCAGTCCGCGTGCCCGCCAAGTCTATCTCGGGGAAAGCTTCTCCCTGTAA
- the rpoN gene encoding RNA polymerase factor sigma-54 codes for MALEIRQQLKLSQQLVMTPQLQQAIKLLQLSRMELIDLVQQELEENPILDEGQEIVEEKELAEEPAASSQEGGAEEGGDDLPEVKGDKEGLNDIDWQTYLEGYNLGGSVADSYEEDDDRPSYENLLTKKNTLTDHLLWQLNLSRFDDQTRQIAAEIIGNLDEDGFFKATLEEVAGATATTPERVEKVLSLVQEFDPPGTAARNLQECLLCQVRVLGMAGSLVESILRDHIHDLENRKYPAIAKALGVSLDEVLEATRIISNLDPRPGRQYNQEDVQYITADIFVYKIGDEFVVVLNDEGLPNLRINAFYRQAMTNDSLVDAKAGEYIQEKLRSAVWLIKSIHQRQRTIYKVTQSIVKFQQAFFEKGIDHLKPLVLRDVAEDIEMHESTISRVTTNKYVQTPQGLYELKFFFNSGIHTTGGDSIASESVKSRIRDLIAGENIKKPYSDRKIVELLEKDNINIARRTVTKYREMLGIGSSTERKRLF; via the coding sequence ATGGCTCTGGAAATCCGTCAACAACTCAAGTTGAGCCAGCAACTGGTGATGACTCCTCAGTTGCAGCAGGCAATCAAACTGCTGCAACTCTCGCGTATGGAACTCATCGATCTGGTTCAGCAGGAGTTGGAGGAAAATCCGATACTCGACGAGGGACAGGAAATCGTCGAAGAGAAAGAACTCGCCGAAGAGCCCGCCGCCTCGTCTCAGGAAGGGGGCGCGGAAGAGGGTGGTGATGATCTCCCCGAGGTCAAGGGGGATAAGGAAGGCCTTAATGACATCGATTGGCAGACCTATCTTGAAGGCTACAATCTCGGAGGGTCGGTCGCCGATTCCTACGAGGAAGATGACGACCGGCCGTCCTACGAAAACCTGTTGACGAAAAAGAATACCCTCACCGACCATCTGTTGTGGCAGCTCAATCTTTCTCGTTTCGACGATCAGACCCGCCAGATTGCCGCGGAAATCATCGGCAACCTCGACGAAGACGGTTTCTTCAAAGCGACTCTGGAAGAGGTTGCCGGCGCGACCGCGACCACCCCGGAGCGCGTTGAAAAGGTGCTGTCGTTGGTCCAGGAATTTGATCCGCCCGGAACCGCCGCTCGCAATCTGCAGGAGTGTCTTCTTTGTCAGGTGCGGGTGTTGGGGATGGCCGGTTCCTTGGTCGAGAGTATTTTGCGCGACCATATTCATGATCTGGAAAATCGCAAGTATCCCGCCATTGCCAAAGCTCTCGGGGTGAGTCTCGATGAGGTATTGGAGGCCACCCGCATTATTTCCAATCTCGACCCCCGCCCAGGGCGCCAATACAACCAGGAAGATGTGCAGTACATTACCGCTGACATTTTTGTTTACAAGATCGGTGATGAGTTCGTCGTGGTGCTCAATGACGAGGGTCTGCCCAACCTGCGCATCAACGCCTTCTACCGCCAGGCCATGACCAACGATTCCCTGGTCGACGCTAAGGCCGGTGAGTACATTCAGGAAAAGCTGCGCAGTGCGGTGTGGCTGATCAAAAGCATTCATCAGCGGCAACGCACCATCTATAAGGTGACGCAAAGCATCGTTAAGTTTCAGCAGGCATTTTTCGAAAAAGGGATCGACCACCTCAAGCCCCTGGTGCTGCGCGACGTGGCTGAAGACATCGAAATGCACGAATCGACCATCAGTCGCGTGACCACCAATAAATACGTGCAGACTCCCCAGGGTCTGTATGAGTTGAAGTTTTTCTTCAACAGCGGTATTCACACCACCGGAGGCGACTCCATCGCGTCGGAAAGCGTCAAAAGCCGCATTCGGGATCTGATCGCCGGCGAAAACATCAAGAAGCCCTACTCGGATCGCAAGATTGTCGAACTGCTGGAAAAAGACAATATCAATATCGCCCGACGCACCGTAACCAAGTACCGTGAAATGCTCGGCATCGGCTCGTCCACCGAGCGAAAAAGACTCTTTTAG
- the hpf gene encoding ribosome hibernation-promoting factor, HPF/YfiA family produces MQIAVTFRHMEASDPLRGYVEEKLERVKKYIDEPVEAQVVLSVEKKIRHRAEVALTAKGITIKGSDETNDMYAAVDGMVDKVERQLKRYKEKIKNHKPSSGRERTVQKTVFAAESIDEGQGAPSIIRSHSFPVKPMSVEEAVMQMDLLQKEFLVFTDDESEAINVVYRRRDGNYGLIIPQTS; encoded by the coding sequence ATGCAGATTGCCGTGACTTTCAGGCATATGGAAGCAAGTGACCCTTTGCGTGGTTATGTCGAGGAGAAACTTGAGCGTGTAAAAAAGTATATCGACGAGCCTGTCGAAGCTCAGGTCGTGCTGAGCGTGGAAAAGAAGATCCGGCATCGTGCCGAGGTGGCTTTGACCGCCAAGGGCATCACCATCAAAGGCTCTGACGAAACAAACGATATGTATGCTGCCGTCGACGGCATGGTCGACAAGGTTGAGCGCCAGCTCAAGCGTTACAAAGAAAAGATCAAAAATCACAAGCCTTCGTCCGGCCGTGAGCGCACCGTGCAGAAAACCGTCTTTGCTGCGGAAAGCATCGACGAAGGGCAGGGCGCGCCGTCTATTATCCGCAGTCACAGCTTTCCTGTGAAGCCGATGTCGGTGGAAGAAGCCGTGATGCAGATGGATCTGTTGCAAAAAGAATTTCTGGTTTTCACGGATGACGAGTCCGAAGCGATTAATGTTGTCTATCGCCGCAGGGACGGAAACTACGGACTGATTATTCCGCAAACATCCTAA
- a CDS encoding PTS sugar transporter subunit IIA, with protein MKISDLLKPDALVADLKATDKNALLEELTAALVRVEKGLDRSLVVDVLKERERLGSTGIGDGVAIPHGKLKNIDHLMLSFGRSLEGIDFDAMDGRPAHLFFLLIAPEDSVGIHLKTLARISKLLKTPQARERLMQATDAGDIYRIIVAEEANL; from the coding sequence ATGAAAATTTCTGATCTGCTCAAACCCGACGCACTGGTCGCCGATCTCAAGGCAACTGACAAGAATGCACTTTTGGAAGAGCTGACCGCAGCTCTGGTGCGGGTGGAAAAGGGGCTTGACCGCAGCCTTGTGGTTGATGTGCTCAAGGAGCGGGAGCGGCTCGGCAGCACCGGCATCGGCGACGGCGTAGCCATTCCCCATGGCAAGCTTAAAAATATCGACCACCTTATGCTGTCCTTCGGCCGCAGTCTCGAGGGTATTGACTTTGATGCCATGGATGGTCGTCCGGCGCATCTCTTCTTTCTGCTTATCGCTCCGGAAGATTCCGTCGGTATTCACCTCAAGACCCTGGCGCGGATTTCCAAATTGCTTAAAACCCCTCAGGCCCGCGAGCGTCTCATGCAGGCAACCGACGCCGGGGACATTTACCGGATCATTGTGGCCGAGGAAGCCAACCTCTGA